A stretch of Suncus etruscus isolate mSunEtr1 chromosome 9, mSunEtr1.pri.cur, whole genome shotgun sequence DNA encodes these proteins:
- the LOC126018322 gene encoding olfactory receptor 52R1-like, with product MMLAFGNSSSHPLYFILLGIPGLENSQFWIAFLFCAMYIVAVVGNITVVHIIRIDHTLHEPMYLFLAMLALTDLVLSTSTQPKTLSICWFHDHKIEYHACLIQVFFIHAFSSVESGVLMAMALDRYVAICFPLRHSSILTPSVVGKLGAAVLMRGLLWVSPFCFMISKMPFCPNQIIPQSYCEHMAVLKLICADTRVNRAYGLFVAFSVVGLDVMVISISYVMIIRTVLALPSGEARMKAFGTCASHIGVILALYVPALFTFLTHRFGHHVPRVVHIMFANIYLLVSPMLNPIIYGVKTKQIRDRVIQGFSRKKP from the coding sequence ATGATGTTGGCTTTCGGAAATAGCTCTTCTCATCCTTTGTACTTCATCCTGCTTGGCATCCCAGGACTTGAAAATTCTCAATTTTGGATTGCCTTTCTGTTCTGTGCCATGTATATTGTGGCTGTAGTTGGCAATATCACTGTGGTTCACATCATTCGAATTGACCACACTCTGCATGAACCCATGTATCTCTTTTTGGCCATGCTGGCTCTCACTGATCTGGTCCTCTCCACGTCTACACAGCCTAAAACACTGTCTATTTGCTGGTTTCATGATCATAAGATTGAATATCATGCCTGCCTTATCCAAGTGTTCTTCATTCATGCCTTTTCTTCCGTGGAGTCTGGGGTGCTCATGGCTATGGCTTTAGACCGTTATGTGGCCATCTGCTTTCCACTGCGTCACTCTAGTATCCTGACTCCATCTGTGGTGGGCAAATTAGGAGCAGCAGTGCTGATGCGTGGGTTGCTGTGGGTGAGCCCCTTCTGCTTCATGATCTCCAAAATGCCATTTTGTCCCAACCAGATTATTCCTCAGTCATATTGTGAACACATGGCTGTGCTGAAGCTGATATGTGCTGACACTAGAGTCAATCGTGCCTATGGACTCTTTGTAGCTTTCTCTGTGGTGGGCTTAGACGTGATGGTCATCAGTATATCTTATGTGATGATTATAAGAACTGTGCTGGCTTTGCCCTCTGGTGAAGCCAGGATGAAGGCTTTTGGCACATGTGCTTCCCATATTGGTGTTATCTTGGCTCTTTATGTCCCAGCTCTCTTTACTTTCCTTACACACCGCTTTGGACATCATGTGCCCCGGGTGGTTCACATTATGTTTGCTAATATCTATCTATTGGTATCTCCCATGCTCAACCCCATTATTTATGGAGTTAAAACCAAACAGATTAGGGACAGGGTTATCCAAGGGTTTTCTAGGAAAAAACCCTGA
- the LOC126018445 gene encoding olfactory receptor 51F1-like encodes CFQESFDFLSDFNSDPPTFFLTGVPGLEAFHIWFSIPFCCLCVASLLGNSTILYVVIADSSLHEPMYYFLSMLSATDVGITISSLPTTLGVLWFNARIISLDSCIVQMFFLHGFTLIESSVLLAMAFDRFVAICNPLRYSMILTNSRIIKAGVVIYVRMLINLLPLLLLLKRLSFCKTNVLSHSYCYHPDVLKCSCSSVKVNSICGLVALILTSGIDIPCIFLSYVLIVKSVLSIASPEERHKAFSTCISHIAAVAIFYIPWVILALVHRFAHSAPPYVHTLMSNIHFLIPPVMNPIIYSVKTKQIRKAFLKLFPKRVTNLSMH; translated from the exons tgtttccaggaaagttttgatttcctttctgatttcaactctgacccac CAACTTTCTTTCTAACGGGAGTTCCAGGACTGGAAGCTTTTCACATCTGGTTTTCCATCCCCTTTTGCTGCCTTTGTGTTGCCTCCCTCTTGGGCAACAGCACAATTTTATATGTAGTAATCGCTGACTCTAGCCTCCATGAGCCCATGTACTACTTCCTCTCTATGCTTTCTGCCACTGATGTGGGCATCACTATTTCTTCTCTCCCTACAACACTGGGTGTACTTTGGTTCAATGCCAGGATTATAAGTCTAGATAGCTGCATTGTACAGATGTTCTTTCTGCATGGGTTCACCCTCATTGAATCCTCTGTACTTTTGGCCATGGCTTTCGACCGCTTTGTTGCCATCTGCAATCCCTTAAGATATTCTATGATTCTAACCAACTCTAGAATCATCAAAGCTGGTGTGGTGATATATGTAAGAATGTTGATCAACCTGCTGCCATTGCTCTTGCTCCTTAAGCGACTGTCCTTCTGTAAGACTAATGTGCTTTCTCACTCCTACTGCTACCATCCTGATGTGCTTAAGTGTTCATGCTCAAGTGTCAAAGTCAACAGCATCTGTGGCTTAGTTGCTCTCATTCTGACATCAGGAATAGATATTCCCTGTATTTTCCTTTCCTATGTGCTGATTGTCAAATCCGTACTCAGCATTGCATCCCCAGAAGAGAGACATAAGGCATTTAGCACCTGCATTTCTCACATTGCCGCTGTTGCTATTTTCTATATACCATGGGTTATCTTGGCTTTGGTTCATCGATTTGCCCATAGTGCTCCTCCATATGTTCATACACTGATgtcaaatattcattttttaattcctcCAGTGATGAACCCCATTATATACAGTGTGAAGACCAAACAAATTCGTAAAGCTTTTCTCAAGCTCTTTCCAAAGAGAGTAACCAACCTGAGCATGCATTGA